The Nocardia vinacea genome contains the following window.
GGCGTCGATATCGCCGACTTCCCGGACCCCAAGGCGGCGCTCGAGGCCATCGACGCCGCTCGCTTCGTGGTCAGCCTGGAGTTGCGGCACAGCGCGGTCACCGAACGCGCCGATGTCGTCTTCCCGGTAGCCTCGGCAATGCAGAAATCGGGCACCTTCCGCACCTGGGAGGGCAGGCCGCGGCAATTCGATGCGGCACTCGGCGATTCGATGGTGCTCCGAGAACCCGCACCACTGTCGGATCAGCGGGTGCTGCAGGCCATCGCGACCGAGATGACGGTGGCGCTCGGACTCCCCGATACCGAAGCCGCGCGCGCCGAACTCGCCGAACTCGGCGCCTGGGACGGTCCGCCGGTGCCCGCGCCCGCGCATCGGCCGCATCCGGTGACCCGACCCAATCCCGGCACGGCCATCCTGTCGGGCTGGCGGATGCTGCTGGATCAGGGGCGCATGCAGGACGGCGAGCCGAATCTGGCGGGTGTCGCGCGGCCGCCGGTGGTGCGGCTGTCCCCAACCACCGCTGCCGAAATCGGTGCCGCCGATGACGATCCGATCGTCGTCGCCACCGATCACGGCACCATCACGCTGCCACTGCTGATCACCGATCTCCCCGATCGGGTGGTCTGGCTGCCGCTGAACTCGCCGGGCTGCTCGGTCAACGAACAGCTCGCCACCCAGCCGGGCGGTGTGGTGCAGCTGCACCGCGCCGACGAGAGGATGAAGGAACACCGCCATGAGTGATCTCTCTCTTTTCGGCCATGACCCGCTGTGGCTCGTCATCGGGAAATCCCTGGCGATCTTCGCCTTCCTGCTGCTCACGCCGATGATGGCGGTGTATCTGGAGCGCAAGATCGTGGCCTGGATGCAGATGCGCGTCGGCCCGAACCGGGTCGGCCCCAAGGGCACGCTGCAGGCCGTCGCCGACGGCGTGAAGATGGCGCTGAAGGAAGATATCGTACCGGCCATCGTCGACAAGCCGATTTTCATTCTGGCGCCGGTCATTTCAGTGGTGCCCGCGTTCATGGCATTCGCGGTCATTCCGATCGGGCCGGAAGTTTCGATCCTCGGCCACCGGACCGCACTGCAGCTCACCGATCTGCCGGTTGCGGTGCTCTACATCCTCGCCATCACCTCGATCGGCGTGTACGGCATTGTGCTGGCGGGTTGGTCGTCGGGTTCGACATATCCGCTGCTGGGCGGATTGCGCTCGACCGCGCAGGTGATCTCCTACGAGATCGCGATGGCGCTGTGCTTCGCGACGGTGTTCCTGCTCGGCGGCACCATGGCCACCTCCGGGATCGTGAAGGCGCAGGAGGGCACCTGGTACGTCTTCCTGCTGCTGCCGTCGTTCCTGATCTACTGCGTGTCGATGGTCGGTGAGACCAACCGTGCGCCGTTCGACCTGCCCGAGGCCGAAGGCGAGTTGGTCGGCGGCTTCCACACCGAATACTCCTCGCTCAAATTCGCCATGTTCATGATGGCCGAATACATCAATATGGCAACAGTTTCCGCGCTCGCCACCACGCTGTTCCTCGGCGGCTGGCACGCACCGTTCCCGATCAACCTGTGGGACGGCGCGAATTCCGGCTGGTGGCCCGCGCTGTGGTTCATCGCCAAGATGTGGACTTTCCTGTTCGTGTTCATCTGGTTGCGCGGCACGCTGCCCCGCCTGCGCTATGACCAGTTCATGAATCTCGGCTGGAAGCTGCTGATCCCGACCTCACTGCTGTGGGTGATGCTGGTCGCCACCGCCCGGGCGCTGCAGAACGAGGGCTACGAGATCCAGACGCCACTGCTGGTGATCAGCGGAATCATCATCTCCGGACTGATCGTGCTGATGTTCCTGCGGGCCGGACGCAAACAGGGTGCGCCGCCGACGGTCGAGGAACCTGCCTCGACGGAATCGGGCACTGCGGTCTTCCTCGGCTTCCCGACGCCACCGATGCCGGATCCATCGACGCGGCGTCCGGAACCCAAGGCGGGACTGCTGGAACCATTGATGGGCTTCGCGGTGACCTTCCTGACCATGTTCAAGAAGCCCAATACCGAGTCCTACCCGGAACAGAAAGTTCCGACCGCGCCCCGCTATCACGGCCGCCACCAGCTCAATCGGCATTCGGATGGTCTGGAGAAGTGCATCGGCTGCGAGTTGTGCGCATGGGCCTGCCCCGCGGATGCGATCTACGTCGAGGGCGCGGATAACACCGAGACCGAACGCTTTTCGCCCGGCGAACGCTACGGACAGGTCTACCAGATCAACTACCTGCGCTGCATCGGCTGCGGATTGTGCATCGAGGCATGCCCGACCAGGGCGCTGACCATGACCAACGAGTACGAGATGGCCGATGACAATCGCGCCGATCTGATCTACGAGAAGGACCGGCTGCTCGCTCCGCTGCAGCCCGGTATGACCGCACCGCCGCACGCGATGTATCCCGGTGCGACGGAAGGCGATTACTACCGCGGCAACGTCCCCGGCGGTGAAGGCGGTTCGGATACCAGGGAGCCCGCCGCCGCGGGCGTGGAAGGAGGCGTGCGGTGACCGAATTCATCCTGGCCGCCGAGCCACTGACCCACACCTCCACCGGCGAGACCGTCCAATTCTGGATCCTCGGCCCGCTCGCGGTGATCGGCGCACTCGGCATGGTTTTCGCGGGCAAGGCCGTGCATTCGGCGATCTGCCTGGCCGCCACCATGATCGTGCTCGCGACCTTCTATATGGCACAGGACGCGCTGTTCCTCGGCGTCGTGCAGATCGTCGTCTACACCGGCGCGGTCATGATGCTGTTCCTGTTCGTGCTCATGCTGGTCGGCGTCGACTCCCCCGAATCGCTCGGGGAAACACTGCGCGGGCAGCGGCTCTCGGCCGCCGCCGTCGGACTCGGCTTCGGGCTGCTGCTGATCAGCGGCATCGCCAACGGCATCCGCAACTCCGGAACCACCTATCCGGCAAAGGGATTCGCATATCAAGACGTGATCGGCCAACTCGCCGAACTGATCTTCGTCCGGTATGTGTGGGCCTTCGAACTCACCGGCGCACTGCTCATCACAGCCACCATCGGCGCGATGATCCTGGCGCACCGGGAGAATTTCGGGCCGCGCCTGGATCAGCGGGAGCTCTCACGCCGCCGCTTCCGCGGCGCCTACGACCCGGCCCGGCCCTCCGACCGCGCCACCCCGCTGCCGACGCCGGGTGTGTACGCCAGGCACAACGCGGTCGATATTCCGGCGCGGCTGCCGGACGGATCCTTCGAGGAGCTGTCGGTCAGCACCATCCTGCGGCATCGCCGCACCAGGGCGCTCACCGAGGCGGCGGTCATCTCGGTCGGCACGACCCCGACCTTCGCCTCGGAGGTCGAGGAGCCCGAAACCCCCGCCCGCGAGGCAGACGAGGAAGGCAAGCGGTGAATCCTGAGAACTACCTGTTCCTGTCCGCCCTGCTGTTCACCATCGGCGCGGCCGGTGTGCTGCTGCGGCGCAACGCCATTGTGGTGTTCATGTGCATCGAGCTGATGCTCAATGCGGTGAATCTCGCCTTCGTCACCTTCGCCAGGCTGCATTCGAATCTGGACGGTCAGGTGTTCGCGTTCTTCACCATGGTGGTGGCCGCCGCCGAAGTCGTCGTCGGACTCGCCATCATCATGACCATCTTCCGCGTCCGCCGTTCGACCTCGGTCGACGACGCCAACCTGCTGAAGTTCTGACGTGGATACCGCAACGCTCTGGATGCTGCCCGCGCTGCCGCTGGCCGGCGCCGTCGTGCTGCTGCTGATCGGGCGCTACAGCGATAAGTGGGGGCATCTGCTCGGCTGTGCCACCGCGCTGGCCTCGTTCGGCTTCGCCGTCGTCGCGTTCTTCCACATGCTCGACCGTGATGATGCTGCCCGCGCAATCCACAAGGATTTTTTCAGCTGGGTGCCGGTCGACGGGTTACAGGTGGACTTCAGCCTCCAATTGGACCAGCTGTCGGTGTGTTTCGCGCTGCTGATCACCGGCGTCGGATCGCTGATCCACATCTATTCCGTCGGCTATATGAACCACGATCCGGGACGGCGGCGGTTCTTCGCCTACCTGAATCTGTTCCTGGCGGCGATGCTGCTGCTGGTGCTGGCGGACAACTACCTGGTGCTGTATCTCGGCTGGGAGGGCGTCGGTCTGGCCTCCTATCTGCTGATCGGTTTCTGGTACCACAAGCCGACCGCGGCAACCGCGGCCAAGAAGGCGTTCGTGGTCAACCGGGTCGGCGATATGGGGCTGGCCATCGCCATGTTCACCATGTTCGCGACCTTCGGCTCGATCGACTTCGGCTCGGTGTTCGCGACCGCGCCGCAGGCGGGCGAGGGCACGCTGACAGCGATCGGGTTACTGCTGCTGCTGGCCGCGTGCGGTAAGTCCGCGCAGGTACCGCTGCAGTCCTGGCTCGGTGACGCGATGGAGGGTCCGACACCGGTCTCCGCGCTCATCCACGCGGCCACCATGGTGACGGCGGGTGTGTATCTGATCGCGCGCTCCGGGCCGATCTTCGATCTCGCGCCCAATGCACGGCTCGGTGTGGTGCTGGTGGGTGCGGTGACGCTGCTGTTCGGTGCGATCGTCGGTTGCGCGAAGGACGACATCAAGAAGGCGCTTGCGGCGTCCACCATGAGCCAGATCGGTTATATGGTGCTGGCCGCAGGCCTCGGCCCGGCCGGATACGCGGTCGCCATCATGCATCTGCTCACCCATGGCTTCTTCAAGGCCGGGCTGTTCCTCGGGGCCGGATCGGTCATGCACGCGATGGATGACGAGACCGACATGCGCCGCTACGGCGGACTGCGCAAACTGCTGCCGGTCACCTACGTCACCTTCGGGCTCGGCTATCTGGCGATCATCGGAGTGCCGCCGTTCGCCGGATTCTTCTCCAAAGATCGGATCATCGAGGCAGCGTTCAACCAAGGCGGCGCAAGCGGTTTGGCACTGGGTGCGGTGACACTGTTCGGTGCCGGGCTGACCGCGTTCTACATGACGCGCGTGATGATGATGACGTTCTTCGGCGAGCCTCGCTGGCCCGAACACTTACGCGGCTCCGCCGCGGGGGCCGATACCCATCCGCACGAGGCACCCGCGGTGATGACCGGCCCGATGATTCTGCTCGCGATCGGTTCGGTGGCGGCGGGTGGACTGTTCGTCTTCGGGTCGTCGCTGCAGAACTGGCTCGAACCTGTGGTCGGGGCGCATCACGGCGAGGAGGTCGTGCCCGCGGGCGTGGTGACCGCCTTGGCGCTGCTCGTGGTCGCTGTCGGAATCGGCTTCGCCTACAACCAGTTCGCGCAGCGTGAGATTCCCGAGACCGCACCGGAAGCGGTGTCGGCGTTGACGATCGCGGCTCGCAAGGATCTCTACGGCGACGCGGTCAACGAGGGCGTATTCATGCGTCCCGGTGCGTATCTGACCCGGTCGCTGGTCTTCCTCGACAATCGCGGCATCGACGGCATCGTCAACGGGACTGCCGCGCTGATCGGCGGACTGTCCGGGCGAATCCGGAAGGTGCAGTCCGGCTTCGTCCGGTCGTATGCCCTGTCCATGTTCACCGGCGCGGCACTGGTGGCCGCCGCCCTGCTGGCAGTGAGGCTCTGGTGAGTGACTTTCCCTGGTTGACCACGCTGTGGTTATTGCCGGTTGTCGGCGCGGTGGCGGTGCTGTTGTTGCCCGCGTCGCAGCGCACCCTGGCGCGCGTGCTGGCATTCGGTGTCGCATTGGCGGTGCTGGTGCTCGGCATCGTATTGGCCGTGCGGTTCGAACCCGGTGGGGCGCAATATCAGTTCGTCGAATCGCACGAGTGGATTCCGGCCTTCGGCGCGGGTTACACCCTCGGGTTGGACGGGATCGCGCTGGTGCTGGTGCTGCTCACCGCGGCGCTGGTACCGCTGCTGATCCTGGCCGGGTGGAACGATGAGCGCGAGGTCGGCAGCGGGCGTCGGGTGTCGCACACCTACGTCGCGTTGACATTGCTCGTCGAGGCGATGGTGCTGATTTCCTTTGTCTCACTCGACATTCTGCTGTTCTACGTGTTCTTCGAGGCGATGCTCGTTCCGATGTACTTCCTCATCGGCGGATTCGGGCCGCGCAGTGCCGATCTGGCGCATCGTCAGCAGCGCTCGCGGGCGGCGGTGAAATTCCTGCTGTACAACCTGTTCGGCGGTCTGATCATGTTGGCCGCGGTGATCGGGTTGTATGTGCTCACCGCACGGCAGGGCCTCGGATCCGGAACGTCGGGCACCTTCGATTTCCGCACCGTGGTGGCGGCAGCCAATGCCGGACAGCTCGGCGCCGGTCCGGCGGTGCTGAATGCACTGTTCCTCGGGTTCATGTTCGCCTTCGCGGTGAAGGCGCCGCTGTGGCCGTTGCACACCTGGCTGCCGGATGCGGCGGTGGCGGCGACGCCGTCGAGTGCGGTGTTGATGATGGCGGTGGTCGACAAGGTCGGCACCTTCGGCATGTTGCGCTACTGCCTGCTGCTGTTCCCGGATGCCTCGGGAACCTATGCGCCCCTGGTGATCACGCTCGCGGTGATCGGCATCATCTACGGCGCGCTGCTGGCCATCGGACAGACCGATGTGATGCGGCTGATCGCCTACACCTCGATTTCGCACTTCGGATTCATCATTCTCGGCATCTTCGCGATGACCAGTCAGGGGCAGACCGGGGCCACGCTCTACATGGTCAATCACGGCATCTCGACCGCGGCACTGTTCCTGATCGCGGGATTCCTGGTGTCGCGCAGGGGCACTCGGGCCATCGCCGCCTATGGCGGGGTGCAGAAGGTGGCGCCGGTGCTGGCGGGCACCTTCTTCATCGCCGGTCTCGCCACCCTGTCGCTGCCGGGCCTGGCGCCGTTCATCAGCGAATTCCTGGTGCTGCTCGGCACATTCAACCGGTACGGATTCGCGGCGGTGATCGCGACCGGTGCGCTGGTGCTGGCCGCGCTGTATGTGCTGTGGATGTACCAGCGGATGATGACCGGGCCGGTCAAGGAGGGCAACGAGCGGCTCTATGATCTGGTGCCGCGCGAGTTGGCGGTGGTGGTGCCGTTGATCGCGGCGCTGCTGTTCCTCGGCATCTATCCGAAACCGGTGCTGGACTTCATCAATCCCGCGGTGGGTCAGACGCTCACCACCATCGGCGTCCATGATCCCGCGCCGAAGACGCCCGCGATCCCCGCAGCGGGGGCCGATCACGGAGGTGCCCACAAATGAGCAGTCTGCTCGCGGCAAGTATGCCCGCGCCGAGCATCGAATACGCCAAGTTGTCACCGATGCTGATCGTGTTCGGCGTGGCGGTGGTCGGGGTGCTCGTCGAGGCGTTCGCGCCGCGCCGCCACCGGTACGCCATCCAGGTGCCCCTCGGGCTGGCCGGGTTGGTGGCGGCGCTGGTTGCGGTGCTGCGGTTGTTCGGGACCGAGGCGACCGTGATGGTCGGTGCGGTGGCGATCGACGGTGTGACGCTGTTCCTGCAGGGCACGATCCTCGTCGTGTCGATTCTGGCGCTGCTGTTCATGGCCGAACGCGGTGCCGAGCCGCGGCCGCAGGTGCGTTCCGGTCCCGGGACATGGAGTGTTGCCGCGGCCGCTGTCGGCCGTGGCGTGGACGCGTTCACCCCGCAGGCCTCCGCGGTGCCCGGTAGTGCGGGTGAAATCGCCGCGGTCCGTGCGGGTGTCGCGACCACCGAGGTGTTCCCGCTGACCATGCTCGCGATCGGTGGCCTGCTGCTGTTCCCGGCCTCGAACGATCTGCTGACCATGTTCGTGGCGTTGGAGGTGTTGTCGCTGCCGCTGTATCTGCTGTGTGGGCTGGCGCGCCGCAATCGGTTGCTCTCGCAGGAAGCGGCGCTGAAATACTTTCTGCTCGGGTCGTTTTCGTCCGCGTTCTTCCTCTATGGCGTTGCGCTGCTGTACGGGCAGGCAGGGACGGTCAAGCTCGGTGGGATCGCCGATGCGATAACCCAGCATCCGCAGAACACCACCCTGGCGTTGCTCGGTGTGGCGATGCTGGCGGTGGGGCTGCTGTTCAAGATCGGCGCGGTGCCGTTCCAGTCGTGGGTGCCCGATGTGTATCAGGGTGCGCCCAGTTCGGTTACCGGGTTCATGGCCGCGGCGACGAAGATCGCCGCTGTCGGTGCGCTGTTGCGGGTGCTGCAGATCGCCGTGCCCGGTCTGCGTGACGACTGGCGTCCGGTGCTCGCCGCCATTGCCATCGCGACCATGGTGATCGGCGCGGTCATGGCGATCACCCAGACCGACGTCAAACGCATGCTCGCCTACTCTTCGGTCGCGCATGCCGGATTCATCCTCACCGGTCTCGCTGCGGCGAATGAGGCTGGTACCTCGGCGATCCTGTTCTATCTGCTGGCGTACGGGCTGGGCACACTCGGTGCGTTCGCGGTCGTCAGCCTGGTCCGCGACGCCGCCGGTGACGAGGCGACCGCCATGTCCCAGTGGGCCGGCCTCGGCCGCCGCTCCCCCTGGCTGGCAACGGTTTTCGCCCTGTTCCTGCTCTCGTTCGCGGGCCTGCCCCTCACCGGCGGCTTCGTCGCCAAGTTCGCGGTCTTCCAGGCCGCGGCCTCCGGCGGCGCCACCTACCTGGTGATCGTCGGTGTCATCTCCAGCGCCATCGCCGCCTTCTTCTACATCCGCGTCATCGTCCTGATGTTCTTCACCGACCCACCCACCGCCGCCCCGACCGTCGCGGCACCATTCCTCACCACCACAGTCGTCGCATTCACCGCGGGCGCCACCGTCCTGCTCGGCATCATCCCGCAAATGCTGCTCGACTTGTCCGACCGCGCATCGACTTTCGTCCGCTGAGTCCCTCACGACACCGCCGCACTCCATTCGGGTGCGGCGGTGTCGCGTTTCAGGATGTGCCCGTGTCGCGCGTGGCAGCGTAGAGGAGCATGTCACGTCGCGTGCCGCCGATCTCCTGGTAGCTGTGCAGCAGGCCTTCGCGGAGGTAGCCGCCGGATTCCGCGACGCGGATCGAGCCGGTATTCCATGGCTCGATATAGAGCTCGACGCGGTGCAGAGTTGGGATGGTCCAGGCAAAAGTTGTCAGGGCTTGTAGTGCGGCCCCAGCGAATCCGCGGCCGCGATGTGCCGGAGAGACCGAATAGCCCGCTGCCGCTCGACCCTTCGCCAGGTTTTGCAGCCAAAGGCCGATCCCGCCCACAGCGTTGCCGGTTTCTGCGTCAGCTATAGCGAAGGAGAAACCGATTCCTTCGGCGTGCCTGCCGCGTTGACGGTGCACCCAGTTCAGTGCCTCGGTGGCGTTCGGGAAAGCGGGCAAGCTCCCGATCAACGGGATGTACGGGTCCGCGCCCATCTCGATCGCGAGGTGGGTGTCGGCTTCGGTGTACTCCCGCAGGATGATCGGGCCGCTGGTCGGTGGCGTGTTGGGCCAAGGTGGTAGCTGCTGTGTCATGTGTCCCCCTGGCGGATCAGTGCAGGTATGAGGCTCCGTTGACGTTCAGGACTGCGCCGGAGCTCCATGTTGCTTCCGGCGAGGCGAGAT
Protein-coding sequences here:
- a CDS encoding GNAT family protein, whose amino-acid sequence is MTQQLPPWPNTPPTSGPIILREYTEADTHLAIEMGADPYIPLIGSLPAFPNATEALNWVHRQRGRHAEGIGFSFAIADAETGNAVGGIGLWLQNLAKGRAAAGYSVSPAHRGRGFAGAALQALTTFAWTIPTLHRVELYIEPWNTGSIRVAESGGYLREGLLHSYQEIGGTRRDMLLYAATRDTGTS
- a CDS encoding NADH-quinone oxidoreductase subunit J — encoded protein: MTEFILAAEPLTHTSTGETVQFWILGPLAVIGALGMVFAGKAVHSAICLAATMIVLATFYMAQDALFLGVVQIVVYTGAVMMLFLFVLMLVGVDSPESLGETLRGQRLSAAAVGLGFGLLLISGIANGIRNSGTTYPAKGFAYQDVIGQLAELIFVRYVWAFELTGALLITATIGAMILAHRENFGPRLDQRELSRRRFRGAYDPARPSDRATPLPTPGVYARHNAVDIPARLPDGSFEELSVSTILRHRRTRALTEAAVISVGTTPTFASEVEEPETPAREADEEGKR
- the nuoL gene encoding NADH-quinone oxidoreductase subunit L, coding for MLPALPLAGAVVLLLIGRYSDKWGHLLGCATALASFGFAVVAFFHMLDRDDAARAIHKDFFSWVPVDGLQVDFSLQLDQLSVCFALLITGVGSLIHIYSVGYMNHDPGRRRFFAYLNLFLAAMLLLVLADNYLVLYLGWEGVGLASYLLIGFWYHKPTAATAAKKAFVVNRVGDMGLAIAMFTMFATFGSIDFGSVFATAPQAGEGTLTAIGLLLLLAACGKSAQVPLQSWLGDAMEGPTPVSALIHAATMVTAGVYLIARSGPIFDLAPNARLGVVLVGAVTLLFGAIVGCAKDDIKKALAASTMSQIGYMVLAAGLGPAGYAVAIMHLLTHGFFKAGLFLGAGSVMHAMDDETDMRRYGGLRKLLPVTYVTFGLGYLAIIGVPPFAGFFSKDRIIEAAFNQGGASGLALGAVTLFGAGLTAFYMTRVMMMTFFGEPRWPEHLRGSAAGADTHPHEAPAVMTGPMILLAIGSVAAGGLFVFGSSLQNWLEPVVGAHHGEEVVPAGVVTALALLVVAVGIGFAYNQFAQREIPETAPEAVSALTIAARKDLYGDAVNEGVFMRPGAYLTRSLVFLDNRGIDGIVNGTAALIGGLSGRIRKVQSGFVRSYALSMFTGAALVAAALLAVRLW
- the nuoH gene encoding NADH-quinone oxidoreductase subunit NuoH produces the protein MSDLSLFGHDPLWLVIGKSLAIFAFLLLTPMMAVYLERKIVAWMQMRVGPNRVGPKGTLQAVADGVKMALKEDIVPAIVDKPIFILAPVISVVPAFMAFAVIPIGPEVSILGHRTALQLTDLPVAVLYILAITSIGVYGIVLAGWSSGSTYPLLGGLRSTAQVISYEIAMALCFATVFLLGGTMATSGIVKAQEGTWYVFLLLPSFLIYCVSMVGETNRAPFDLPEAEGELVGGFHTEYSSLKFAMFMMAEYINMATVSALATTLFLGGWHAPFPINLWDGANSGWWPALWFIAKMWTFLFVFIWLRGTLPRLRYDQFMNLGWKLLIPTSLLWVMLVATARALQNEGYEIQTPLLVISGIIISGLIVLMFLRAGRKQGAPPTVEEPASTESGTAVFLGFPTPPMPDPSTRRPEPKAGLLEPLMGFAVTFLTMFKKPNTESYPEQKVPTAPRYHGRHQLNRHSDGLEKCIGCELCAWACPADAIYVEGADNTETERFSPGERYGQVYQINYLRCIGCGLCIEACPTRALTMTNEYEMADDNRADLIYEKDRLLAPLQPGMTAPPHAMYPGATEGDYYRGNVPGGEGGSDTREPAAAGVEGGVR
- a CDS encoding NADH-quinone oxidoreductase subunit M — protein: MSDFPWLTTLWLLPVVGAVAVLLLPASQRTLARVLAFGVALAVLVLGIVLAVRFEPGGAQYQFVESHEWIPAFGAGYTLGLDGIALVLVLLTAALVPLLILAGWNDEREVGSGRRVSHTYVALTLLVEAMVLISFVSLDILLFYVFFEAMLVPMYFLIGGFGPRSADLAHRQQRSRAAVKFLLYNLFGGLIMLAAVIGLYVLTARQGLGSGTSGTFDFRTVVAAANAGQLGAGPAVLNALFLGFMFAFAVKAPLWPLHTWLPDAAVAATPSSAVLMMAVVDKVGTFGMLRYCLLLFPDASGTYAPLVITLAVIGIIYGALLAIGQTDVMRLIAYTSISHFGFIILGIFAMTSQGQTGATLYMVNHGISTAALFLIAGFLVSRRGTRAIAAYGGVQKVAPVLAGTFFIAGLATLSLPGLAPFISEFLVLLGTFNRYGFAAVIATGALVLAALYVLWMYQRMMTGPVKEGNERLYDLVPRELAVVVPLIAALLFLGIYPKPVLDFINPAVGQTLTTIGVHDPAPKTPAIPAAGADHGGAHK
- the nuoK gene encoding NADH-quinone oxidoreductase subunit NuoK is translated as MNPENYLFLSALLFTIGAAGVLLRRNAIVVFMCIELMLNAVNLAFVTFARLHSNLDGQVFAFFTMVVAAAEVVVGLAIIMTIFRVRRSTSVDDANLLKF
- the nuoN gene encoding NADH-quinone oxidoreductase subunit NuoN; the encoded protein is MSSLLAASMPAPSIEYAKLSPMLIVFGVAVVGVLVEAFAPRRHRYAIQVPLGLAGLVAALVAVLRLFGTEATVMVGAVAIDGVTLFLQGTILVVSILALLFMAERGAEPRPQVRSGPGTWSVAAAAVGRGVDAFTPQASAVPGSAGEIAAVRAGVATTEVFPLTMLAIGGLLLFPASNDLLTMFVALEVLSLPLYLLCGLARRNRLLSQEAALKYFLLGSFSSAFFLYGVALLYGQAGTVKLGGIADAITQHPQNTTLALLGVAMLAVGLLFKIGAVPFQSWVPDVYQGAPSSVTGFMAAATKIAAVGALLRVLQIAVPGLRDDWRPVLAAIAIATMVIGAVMAITQTDVKRMLAYSSVAHAGFILTGLAAANEAGTSAILFYLLAYGLGTLGAFAVVSLVRDAAGDEATAMSQWAGLGRRSPWLATVFALFLLSFAGLPLTGGFVAKFAVFQAAASGGATYLVIVGVISSAIAAFFYIRVIVLMFFTDPPTAAPTVAAPFLTTTVVAFTAGATVLLGIIPQMLLDLSDRASTFVR